In the Colletotrichum lupini chromosome 1, complete sequence genome, one interval contains:
- a CDS encoding phosphoglycerate mutase, translated as MVKPRLIILIRHAQSEGNKNRDIHQTIPDHRVKLTQDGWQQAYEAGRNLRKLLRADDTLHFFTSPYRRTRETTEGILSTLTSDEEDPSPFKRSNIKVYEEPRLREQDFGNFQPCSAEMERMWQERADYGHFFYRIPNGESAADAYDRVSGFNESLWRQFGENDFASVCVLGMPDTSEPFCLVLLTPLVTHGLMSRVFLMKWYHFTVEYFEDLRNVNHCEFLIMRKQEESGKYILENKLRTWSELRKERAELKEKEEKERSEVEGNQERSTKDAKNGTLLERSKTFIVTRRWGGCPNGCNHKSHYQRRDDLEALRRTDEVTSNGSVVSRRQSPAPGRRPIKRCEQGYTSDEGTDSDGRPPQIDVTRARHEVVSSPDGTPSFISAEDRLRSMISPHLNVGRDFGGTFSGQTSIAGSDTDSSEEDGHRPEVTAVTKIKVGIVSNGDANGANGSINSIVGGQTKGNMTPNTEDEQSDEKSRRRRANRLGDTNSSHRGSEADEDDIDAAEKRDRSILGSVY; from the exons ATGGTCAAACCGAGGCTCATCATCCTCATTCGGCACGCTCAGTCAGAGGGCAACA AGAACCGCGATATTCACCAAACGATACCCGACCACCGAGTAAAGTTGACACAAGATGGCTGGCAACAAGCCTACGAAGCTGGCCGCAATCTGCGCAAGTTACTGCGTGCCGATGACACACTGCACTTCTTTACTTCCCCCTACCGCCGGACTCGCGAGACAACCGAGGGCATTCTCTCGACTCTGACATCCGACGAGGAGGATCCTTCTCCGTTCAAGCGCTCCAACATCAAGGTCTACGAGGAACCTCGCTTGCGTGAGCAGGACTTTGGTAACTTCCAGCCGTGCTCCGCCGAAATGGAACGCATGTGGCAAGAGCGTGCCGATTACGGCCATTTCTTCTACCGCATCCCCAATGGCGAGAGCGCCGCAGACGCCTACGACAGAGTTAGTGGCTTCAATGAGAGTCTGTGGCGTCAGTTTGGCGAGAACGATTTTGCCAGCGTTTGTGTATTAGGTATGCCGGACACCTCCGAGCCGTTTTGCCTTGTGTTGCTAACTCCTTTAGTCACCCACGGCCTCATGTCCCGGGTGTTCTTGATGAAGTGGTATCACTTCACTGTCGAGTACTTTGAGGACCTGCGGAACGTCAACCACTGCGAGTTTCTCATCATGCGCAAGCAAGAAGAGAGCGGCAAGTACATCCTCGAGAATAAACTCCGGACATGGTCAGAGCTACGCAAGGAGCGGGCCGAGTtaaaggagaaggaggagaaggaacGTAGCGAGGTCGAGGGAAACCAGGAAAGGTCCACCAAGGATGCCAAGAACGGTACTCTTCTCGAACGCAGTAAGACCTTCATCGTCACGCGGCGCTGGGGTGGCTGTCCTAACGGGTGTAATCACAAGAGCCACTACCAGAGGCGAGACGACCTGGAAGCCCTTCGCCGAACGGACGAAGTCACCTCTAATGGGTCTGTTGTATCCCGTCGGCAGTCCCCTGCACCAGGACGGCGACCCATTAAGCGATGCGAGCAGGGATACACATCTGACGAGGGCACCGACAGCGATGGCCGGCCACCGCAGATCGACGTCACCCGAGCTCGCCATGAAGTTGTTTCATCTCCCGATGGAACCCCATCCTTTATCTCTGCCGAAGATCGTCTACGGAGCATGATCTCGCCGCACCTGAATGTTGGCCGTGATTTTGGCGGAACTTTCTCCGGACAGACCTCGATTGCCGGCAGTGACACAGACTCTTCCGAGGAGGATGGCCACAGACCGGAGGTCACAGCCGTGACCAAGATCAAGGTTGGCATTGTGTCTAATGGAGACGCCAACGGCGCCAACGGCAGTATCAACAGCATCGTCGGTGGTCAAACCAAAGGAAACATGACACCAAACACCGAAGATGAGCAATCAGACGAGAAGAGCCGGCGGCGCCGCGCCAACCGCCTTGGCGATACCAATAGCAGCCATCGAGGCTCTGAGGCAGACGAGGATGACATTGACGCCGCGGAGAAGCGGGACAGGAGTATCTTGGGCAGTGTTTACTGA
- a CDS encoding T-complex protein 1, with protein sequence MQAPVVVMNTGAGERQTGRKAQMSNIAAAKTVADIIRSCLGPKAMLKMLLDPMGGIVLTNDGHAILREIEVSHPAAKSMIELSRTQDEEVGDGTTTVIILAGEMLAQSLPQLERNIHPVQIIAAFRRALKDALEIVDDISLPIDVNDDKAMRGLISSSIGTKFVSRWSDLMCDLALRAVRTVTWEAGNGKTEVDIKRYARVEKVPGGEIEDSRVLDGVMLNKDITHPKMRRRIENPRIVLLDCPLEYKKGESQTNIEISKEEDWNRILQIEEEQVKAMCEGIIALKPDLVITEKGVSDLAQHYFMKANITALRRVRKTDNNRIARATGATIVNRVDDIQDSDVGTLCGLFEIEKIGDEYFTFLTGCKNPKACTVLLRGPSKDVLNEIERNLQDAMGVARNVMFNPRLSPGGGATEMAVSVRLSQLAKGVEGVQQWPYKAVADALEVIPRTLVQNAGASPVRVLTDLRAKHAEGKHSWGINGDSGVVADMKEYGVWEPEAIKLQSIKTAIESACLLLRVDDICSARKAAQMGNGLHGGGDE encoded by the exons ATGCAGGCTCCAGTAGTGGTAATGA ACACCGGTGCCGGTGAACGGCAGACGGGTCGCAAGGCCCAGATGTCCAACATCGCGGCTGCCAAGAC CGTCGCCGACATTATTCGATCATGCTTGGGTCCCAAGGCTATGTTGAAGATGCTCCTCGACCCCATGGGCGGTATCGTCCTTACCAACGATGGCCATGCCATCCTCAGAGAGATTGAGGTCTCTCACCCTGCAGCAAAGAGCATGATCGAGCTCAGCCGGACACAAGACGAAGAGGTTGGCGATGGTACAACAACGGTCATTATTCTGG CTGGCGAGATGCTTGCGCAGTCCCTCCCCCAGCTCGAGCGTAACATTCACCCCGTCCAGATCATCGCCGCCTTCCGCCGCGCGCTGAAGGACGCCCTCGAGATCGTCGACGATATTTCCCTCCCCATCGATGTCAACGACGACAAGGCCATGCGCGGCCTCATTTCCTCTTCTATCGGCACCAAGTTCGTCTCGAGATGGTCCGACCTGATGTGCGACCTGGCTCTCCGCGCCGTCCGCACCGTCACCTGGGAGGCCGGCAACGGAAAAACCGAGGTCGACATCAAGAGATACGCACGTGTGGAGAAGGTGCCGGGCGGTGAGATCGAGGACAGCAGAGTGCTAGACGGAGTCATGCTCAACAAGGACATCACCCACCCCAAGATGCGCCGGAGAATAGAGAATCCCAGAATCGTCCTCCTCGACTGCCCCTTGGAGTACAAGAAGGGCGAGTCGCAGACCAATATCGAGATTTCCAAGGAGGAGGACTGGAACCGTATCCTGCAGATTGAGGAGGAGCAGGTTAAGGCTATGTGCGAGGGTATTATTGCTCTTAAGCCCGATCTGGTCATTACCGAGAAGGGTGTCTCAG ATCTCGCTCAGCACTACTTCATGAAGGCTAACATCACCGCCCTCCGCCGCGTTCGCAAGACGGACAACAACAGAATAGCAAGAGCGACGGGCGCCACCATTGTCAACCGCGTCGATGACATCCAGGACTCCGATGTCGGCACGCTCTGCGGCCTGTTTGAGATTGAGAAGATTGGCGACGAGTACTTCACCTTCCTCACCGGATGCAAGAACCCCAAGGCCTGCACAGTGCTCCTCCGCGGCCCGTCGAAGGATGTGCTCAACGAGATTGAGCGTAACCTGCAGGATGCCATGGGTGTTGCTCGCAACGTCATGTTCAACCCCAGACTCTCCCCCGGTGGCGGTGCTACTGAGATGGCCGTCTCGGTGCGGTTGAGCCAGCTCGCAAAGGGCGTCGAGGGTGTCCAGCAATGGCCGTACAAGGCCGTCGCTGACGCCCTTGAGGTTATCCCCCGTACCTTGGTCCAGAACGCCGGTGCCAGCCCCGTCAGAGTACTGACTGACCTGCGCGCCAAGCACGCAGAGGGCAAGCACTCGTGGGGTATCAACGGTGACTCTGGCGTTGTCGCCGACATGAAGGAGTACGGTGTGTGGGAGCCGGAGGCTATCAAGTTGCAGAGCATCAAGACGGCGATTGAG TCCGCTTGCTTGCTCCTCAGAGTAGACGACATTTGCAGCGCAAGAAAGGCAGCGCAAATGGGCAACGGCCTGCACGGAGGTGGCGACGAATAA